A genomic window from Corynebacterium fournieri includes:
- a CDS encoding aminoacyl-tRNA deacylase has protein sequence MAEKTHALSALKGTAHEVLTYSPGQDHFGEHAAAELGLDPAAVLKTLVIAHERDLAICCVPVAGHLSLKAAAKALGWKRAEMANPAKAQRATGYVVGGISPLGTMQKLATLIDASVADLPAITVSAGQRGLSARLAPQDLAALTGAQFAEISAP, from the coding sequence ATGGCCGAGAAGACTCACGCACTGTCAGCACTCAAAGGCACCGCGCACGAGGTGCTCACCTACTCCCCCGGCCAGGACCACTTCGGCGAGCATGCCGCAGCCGAGCTCGGACTGGATCCGGCTGCGGTGCTCAAGACGTTGGTCATCGCCCACGAGCGCGACTTGGCTATCTGCTGTGTGCCAGTGGCCGGGCACCTGTCGCTCAAGGCCGCGGCAAAGGCGCTCGGCTGGAAGCGCGCGGAGATGGCGAACCCGGCCAAAGCGCAGCGCGCCACGGGTTACGTCGTCGGCGGCATCTCCCCGCTCGGCACGATGCAAAAGCTTGCGACGCTTATCGATGCCTCCGTGGCCGACCTCCCAGCCATCACCGTCTCTGCCGGCCAGCGCGGCCTTTCGGCCCGGCTGGCCCCGCAGGACCTAGCCGCGCTGACTGGGGCGCAGTTCGCCGAAATCAGCGCCCCCTAA
- a CDS encoding DUF3107 domain-containing protein encodes MDIKIGLADSPRELTIKLPEGQDDIISTVEQAIAGDQATLKLEDDKGRAYLIRTERIVYVEQGNTAARSVGFMR; translated from the coding sequence ATGGATATCAAGATCGGTCTTGCAGACAGCCCCCGCGAACTGACGATCAAACTGCCTGAAGGTCAAGACGACATCATCTCCACCGTGGAGCAGGCCATCGCAGGCGACCAGGCCACGCTCAAGTTGGAGGACGACAAGGGTCGCGCTTACCTCATCCGAACCGAGCGCATCGTGTACGTGGAGCAGGGCAATACCGCGGCCCGCTCCGTCGGGTTCATGCGCTAA
- the aroA gene encoding 3-phosphoshikimate 1-carboxyvinyltransferase, with the protein MTEMWPAPFHPSPITHTQRVPGSKSMTNRAYILSALASGPSTITGALRSRDTDLMEAALAAMGTRIEHDGDTIRVTPGELHGTEVDCGLAGTVMRFVPPVAAFAEGPVLFDGDAHARNRPMSTILDALRALGVDVAGETLPFTVHGTGSAEGGPVEIDASGSSQFVSGLLLSAARFERGVQIRHTGATLPSLPHIEMTVAMLADTGVRVKAEQNSWSVGTQEIRGTHWVIEPDLSNAAPFLAAAAVTGGEVRIPHWPVVTTQPGATMHPILERMGCEVELVAEGAGHTLRVRGPEPGTLRGIRIDMSDIGELAPTVAAIAACATTPSELTGIAHLRGHETDRLSALAREINELGGDCEELGDGLRITPTRMRAGVWHTYDDHRMATAGAIIGLVVKGMEVENIDTTSKTLPGFAEMWSEVVAQ; encoded by the coding sequence ATGACCGAGATGTGGCCCGCACCGTTTCATCCCAGCCCCATCACCCACACGCAACGGGTGCCGGGGTCGAAATCCATGACCAACCGCGCCTACATTCTTTCGGCGCTCGCGTCCGGGCCGTCCACCATCACAGGAGCGCTACGCTCGCGCGACACGGACCTCATGGAGGCCGCGCTGGCCGCCATGGGCACCCGCATCGAGCACGACGGCGACACCATCCGCGTCACCCCGGGCGAGCTGCACGGAACCGAGGTGGACTGCGGGCTGGCCGGCACTGTGATGCGTTTCGTGCCGCCGGTCGCGGCGTTCGCGGAGGGGCCCGTGCTTTTCGACGGCGACGCGCACGCCCGCAACCGTCCTATGTCCACCATTCTGGACGCGCTGCGCGCCTTGGGCGTCGACGTCGCCGGCGAGACGCTGCCGTTTACGGTCCACGGCACCGGCTCCGCAGAGGGCGGACCGGTGGAGATCGACGCGTCCGGTTCGTCCCAGTTCGTCTCCGGACTGTTGCTGTCAGCCGCCCGGTTCGAGCGCGGTGTGCAGATCCGCCACACGGGCGCCACCTTGCCATCCCTGCCGCACATCGAGATGACGGTGGCCATGCTCGCAGACACCGGCGTGCGCGTGAAGGCCGAGCAGAATTCCTGGTCTGTGGGCACGCAGGAGATCCGCGGCACGCACTGGGTAATCGAGCCGGATCTGTCCAACGCCGCCCCGTTTTTGGCCGCGGCGGCCGTCACCGGCGGCGAGGTGCGCATCCCCCACTGGCCGGTCGTCACTACCCAGCCGGGCGCGACCATGCACCCCATCCTGGAACGCATGGGGTGCGAGGTGGAGCTCGTCGCCGAGGGCGCGGGCCACACTCTGCGTGTGCGTGGCCCGGAGCCGGGCACCCTGCGCGGCATCCGCATCGACATGAGCGACATCGGCGAGCTCGCCCCCACCGTCGCGGCGATCGCCGCCTGCGCCACCACCCCCAGCGAGCTGACCGGCATCGCGCACCTGCGCGGACACGAAACTGACCGCCTGTCGGCGCTGGCGCGCGAGATCAACGAGCTGGGCGGCGATTGCGAGGAGCTTGGCGACGGGCTTCGCATCACCCCCACCCGCATGCGTGCAGGCGTCTGGCACACCTACGACGACCACAGGATGGCCACCGCCGGCGCCATCATCGGCTTGGTGGTCAAGGGCATGGAAGTGGAAAACATCGACACCACGTCCAAGACCCTGCCCGGATTCGCCGAGATGTGGTCGGAGGTGGTGGCGCAGTAA
- a CDS encoding Rv3212 family protein has translation MNAPLRRTRGDLLATGVIAGVSALLLGTAFFTAPARDAHLVSAAEEQQDFGQLAVVPKSFSEGFTLPDTSGRDQPLVANGLIITYNDHTLTATSPEGETVWTYERPNELCLVDQAWGKVVATYRDNAGCGDVVAIDAKTGNYAGTRSAIAPENVVRLASNDRVGYASSSRAEVWRSDLVRTVEYGYVEAKQEPDMQPHECTITSALTRTELVAITEVCNDGTYLRLQEATPEDSRKPEVLADVEISPDAYLVSISQDAAAVYDPTTSEVRGYNTEGTNISSSSVPQMDSPEIGPDGTIKNLPVADLPHHMSYWENNSLLLMEPSALAVTGVFQGALGTGFSAGEKLLYASDGGIAVVDWDKNAVDKIIPVNRGGYTGPVHISSAGATVVEKRGDEVVVMKANT, from the coding sequence ATGAACGCTCCCTTGCGCCGCACCCGCGGAGATCTGCTCGCTACTGGAGTGATCGCAGGCGTCTCAGCACTGCTGCTGGGCACCGCATTCTTTACTGCCCCCGCGCGCGACGCACACCTGGTCTCGGCTGCAGAAGAACAGCAGGACTTCGGCCAACTCGCCGTGGTGCCGAAATCTTTCAGCGAAGGCTTCACGCTGCCGGACACCTCCGGCCGCGACCAGCCGCTGGTGGCGAACGGTTTGATCATCACGTACAACGACCACACGCTGACCGCTACCTCTCCGGAGGGCGAGACGGTGTGGACGTACGAGCGACCCAACGAGCTGTGCTTGGTGGATCAGGCCTGGGGCAAGGTCGTGGCCACTTACCGCGACAATGCGGGCTGCGGCGACGTGGTCGCCATCGACGCGAAAACGGGCAACTACGCAGGCACCCGTTCGGCCATTGCGCCGGAAAACGTAGTGCGCCTCGCGTCCAACGACCGTGTCGGCTACGCCAGCTCCTCGCGCGCCGAGGTGTGGCGCTCCGATCTGGTGCGCACCGTCGAGTACGGCTACGTGGAGGCGAAGCAGGAGCCGGACATGCAGCCGCACGAGTGCACCATCACCTCGGCACTGACCCGCACTGAGCTGGTGGCAATCACGGAGGTCTGCAACGACGGCACGTATTTGCGCCTGCAGGAGGCCACGCCGGAAGATTCCCGCAAGCCCGAGGTGCTCGCCGACGTCGAAATCAGCCCGGACGCCTACCTTGTGTCCATTTCCCAGGACGCGGCGGCGGTGTATGACCCGACCACCTCTGAGGTCCGCGGCTACAACACGGAAGGCACGAACATCAGTTCCTCGTCGGTGCCGCAGATGGACAGCCCAGAAATCGGCCCGGACGGCACGATCAAGAACTTGCCGGTGGCGGACCTGCCGCACCATATGTCGTACTGGGAAAACAATTCCCTGCTGCTCATGGAGCCGTCTGCCCTTGCCGTGACCGGTGTTTTCCAGGGAGCATTGGGTACCGGCTTCTCCGCCGGGGAGAAGTTGCTCTACGCCTCTGACGGCGGCATCGCGGTTGTGGACTGGGATAAAAACGCGGTGGACAAGATCATCCCGGTCAACCGTGGTGGCTACACCGGTCCAGTCCACATCTCCTCCGCCGGGGCTACGGTGGTGGAAAAGCGCGGCGACGAGGTCGTGGTAATGAAGGCGAACACCTAA
- a CDS encoding 50S ribosomal protein bL37 — MSKRGRKRKDRRKKSANHGKRPSA; from the coding sequence ATGAGCAAGCGTGGTCGCAAGCGCAAGGATCGTCGTAAGAAGAGCGCAAACCACGGTAAGCGCCCTAGCGCATAA
- a CDS encoding sigma-70 family RNA polymerase sigma factor has product MPETEPDNGVSDDLKARFDEEAMPLLDQLYGGALRMTRNPQDAEDLVQETYLKAYKNFGSFTPGTNLKAWLYRIMTNTYINSYRKKQRRPLETSADEVTDNQLYTSSSHDSTGLESAEVEALKSMPNSRISDALNALNEDYRMVVYYADVEGMAYKEIAEVMDIPIGTVMSRLHRGRKQLRGMLKDVAQERGIGLDHADMATSAGTAGTAGTQDTAQDAKEK; this is encoded by the coding sequence ATGCCCGAAACCGAGCCGGACAACGGCGTAAGCGACGACCTGAAGGCCCGCTTCGACGAGGAAGCGATGCCGCTTTTGGACCAGCTGTACGGCGGCGCGCTGCGCATGACGCGCAACCCGCAAGACGCAGAAGACCTGGTGCAGGAGACCTACTTAAAGGCCTACAAAAACTTCGGCAGCTTCACACCGGGCACCAACCTCAAGGCGTGGCTGTATCGGATTATGACCAACACGTACATTAACTCGTACCGCAAAAAGCAGCGCCGCCCGCTGGAGACGTCTGCGGACGAGGTGACGGACAACCAGCTCTACACCTCCAGCTCCCACGACTCCACCGGCTTGGAGTCCGCCGAGGTTGAGGCGCTGAAATCCATGCCGAACTCCCGGATCTCGGACGCGCTCAACGCGCTGAACGAGGACTACCGCATGGTGGTCTACTACGCGGATGTAGAGGGGATGGCCTACAAGGAAATCGCGGAGGTGATGGACATTCCCATCGGCACTGTGATGAGCCGATTGCACCGCGGAAGAAAACAGCTGCGCGGGATGTTGAAAGACGTGGCACAGGAGCGAGGCATCGGCCTCGACCACGCCGATATGGCAACATCCGCCGGCACTGCTGGCACTGCCGGCACGCAAGACACCGCACAGGACGCGAAGGAGAAGTAA
- a CDS encoding DEAD/DEAH box helicase, with product MGVAAEIADALAARNIVRPFSIQELTLPRALIGRDIIGQARTGMGKTLGFGVPLLDRVFDDADIDELDGTPRALVVVPTRELAVQVGDDLTHAASQTPVRVTTIYGGRPYEDQIAALADGVDVVVGTPGRLIDLYDRGDLALSAVAILVLDEADEMLAMGFLPDIEKLWAAVRPDAQTMLFSATMPGPILALARAKMRKPVHIRAEAPSASRTHDTTRQVVLKSHRMDKSEVVARILQAQGRGRTIIFARTKRSAAELADDLAGRGFTVATVHGDLGQRAREESLDAFRRGAADILVATDVAARGIDVDDVTHVINFQTPDDPMTYVHRIGRTGRAGKNGTAVTLVGYDEVRKWAAINDELKLGIRDLPEWFSTSPELHEALDIPESATARVGRPRKVLGARPAQARGRKRR from the coding sequence CTGGGTGTCGCCGCCGAGATCGCCGACGCGCTCGCCGCACGAAACATCGTCCGCCCGTTTTCCATCCAGGAGTTGACGCTCCCCCGCGCTTTGATAGGCCGCGACATCATCGGCCAAGCCCGGACAGGCATGGGCAAAACGCTCGGCTTCGGCGTGCCGCTGCTGGACCGCGTCTTTGACGACGCGGACATCGACGAGCTCGACGGCACTCCGCGCGCGCTGGTTGTCGTGCCCACGCGTGAGCTCGCGGTGCAGGTGGGCGACGACCTCACCCACGCCGCTTCCCAGACCCCTGTGCGGGTGACCACCATCTACGGAGGGCGCCCCTACGAGGATCAGATCGCCGCGCTGGCGGATGGCGTGGACGTGGTCGTCGGCACGCCGGGCCGCCTCATCGACCTGTATGACCGCGGGGATCTGGCCCTATCTGCGGTTGCCATCCTGGTGCTCGACGAGGCGGACGAGATGCTGGCTATGGGGTTTTTACCGGACATTGAGAAGCTTTGGGCAGCGGTGCGCCCTGACGCGCAGACCATGCTGTTTTCTGCGACGATGCCGGGGCCGATCCTCGCCTTGGCGCGGGCGAAGATGCGCAAACCGGTCCACATCCGGGCTGAAGCGCCGAGCGCGTCGCGCACCCACGACACCACCCGCCAGGTGGTGTTGAAGTCCCACCGCATGGACAAATCCGAAGTCGTCGCCCGTATCCTGCAAGCTCAAGGTCGCGGGCGCACCATCATTTTCGCGCGGACGAAGCGCTCCGCGGCGGAGCTGGCGGACGATCTCGCCGGGCGCGGCTTTACTGTGGCCACGGTCCACGGCGACCTCGGCCAGCGTGCGCGCGAGGAGTCCCTCGATGCTTTTCGACGTGGTGCGGCCGACATCTTGGTCGCCACCGACGTCGCGGCCCGGGGCATCGACGTCGACGATGTCACCCACGTGATCAATTTCCAGACTCCGGACGATCCGATGACGTACGTCCACCGCATCGGCCGCACCGGCCGCGCGGGAAAGAACGGCACGGCTGTGACGCTGGTCGGCTACGACGAAGTGCGCAAGTGGGCGGCCATCAACGATGAGCTGAAGCTGGGCATCCGGGATTTGCCCGAGTGGTTTTCCACCTCACCGGAGTTGCATGAGGCACTGGATATCCCGGAGTCAGCGACGGCACGCGTTGGGCGCCCGCGTAAAGTGCTCGGGGCACGCCCAGCACAAGCTCGAGGAAGGAAACGGCGATGA
- a CDS encoding SOS response-associated peptidase, producing MCGRFVLFTSGEDLIDAVEALPGISDVDAPDGTPPPRYNIAPTQQVPLIRVAESHARIDAARWGLLPTWKKDETGPPLFNARGETVAEKPSFRSAFKARRGLMVLDGYYEWKQTENGKQPYFVRAAEGMLFAAALWETGLDRLSTTMVTTDATENMAWLHHRLPLFLRADEIRTWVDGTPQEALELVRPSRVAEQLVFNEAAQEVGNTRNDYAELMGLMGLMGGSDA from the coding sequence ATGTGTGGACGATTCGTTCTTTTCACTTCAGGTGAGGACCTCATTGACGCAGTGGAGGCGCTGCCCGGCATTTCGGACGTGGATGCGCCCGACGGCACCCCGCCGCCGCGCTACAACATCGCGCCGACCCAGCAGGTACCGCTAATCAGGGTGGCGGAGAGCCACGCGCGTATCGACGCCGCACGCTGGGGGCTGCTGCCGACCTGGAAGAAGGACGAAACCGGCCCGCCGCTGTTTAACGCCCGCGGCGAGACCGTGGCGGAAAAACCGTCGTTTCGCAGCGCGTTCAAAGCCCGCCGCGGCCTGATGGTGCTCGACGGCTACTACGAGTGGAAGCAGACGGAAAACGGCAAGCAGCCCTACTTCGTGCGCGCGGCGGAGGGGATGCTGTTCGCCGCTGCGTTGTGGGAGACGGGACTGGACCGGCTCTCCACGACAATGGTGACCACCGACGCGACAGAGAACATGGCTTGGCTGCACCACCGGCTGCCGCTGTTTCTGCGCGCGGACGAGATCCGCACCTGGGTCGACGGCACCCCGCAGGAGGCGCTGGAGCTCGTGCGGCCCTCGCGTGTGGCGGAGCAGCTGGTGTTCAACGAGGCAGCCCAGGAGGTGGGCAACACCCGCAACGATTACGCGGAGTTGATGGGGTTGATGGGGTTGATGGGCGGAAGCGACGCTTAG
- a CDS encoding DUF3152 domain-containing protein, with protein MAQRHGAHERGAWDNESRKAHRQSGDDDFGDWFDSWEFEPEDDTSRTEHRRRRGEHASRPSRRSRTRTTRGRDIRPARPQFAHEGAVEDSKLAEFAREYGWRAYAIPVLAVITVFMLINMFQNPEDVALGTTTASEEAEASSPASLEEDADGGVAPLEPAKIAEGEFDPHDLPPGGPYTTQGEGTYYEVGTPGMTAGEGTELVVRYTVEVEHGIDTSGYGGDQAFAHMVDATLSDPRGWTNDPRFRFEHVGAGDDPTLKIRLTSLDTTAELCGAQLGTETSCRTRITGEDTVLINESRWVRGAVPFQGDVGSYRQYVINHEVGHAVGFAEHEACPAPNALAPTMMQQTLSLKNSELRAMSPEEPYPDNPDTCRPNPWPYPRPAVQ; from the coding sequence ATGGCACAACGGCACGGCGCACATGAGCGGGGCGCGTGGGACAACGAGTCCCGTAAGGCGCACCGCCAGTCCGGCGACGACGATTTCGGCGATTGGTTCGACTCCTGGGAGTTTGAACCCGAAGACGACACGTCGAGGACGGAACACCGCCGTCGCCGCGGCGAGCACGCCTCCCGTCCGAGCCGCCGGTCGCGCACGCGCACGACGCGTGGAAGGGACATCCGCCCCGCCCGGCCGCAGTTCGCGCACGAGGGCGCGGTAGAAGACAGCAAGTTGGCGGAGTTCGCGCGCGAGTACGGCTGGCGCGCTTACGCCATCCCTGTGCTCGCAGTGATCACGGTGTTCATGCTGATCAACATGTTCCAAAATCCCGAGGACGTAGCGTTGGGGACGACCACGGCTTCGGAGGAGGCAGAAGCGTCTTCGCCGGCGTCGCTCGAAGAAGACGCGGATGGTGGGGTCGCGCCGCTGGAACCAGCAAAGATTGCGGAAGGCGAGTTTGACCCCCATGACCTGCCGCCGGGCGGGCCGTACACCACTCAGGGTGAAGGAACGTACTACGAGGTGGGCACTCCCGGCATGACCGCGGGCGAGGGGACCGAATTGGTGGTGCGCTACACCGTCGAGGTGGAGCACGGCATTGACACCTCCGGCTACGGCGGGGACCAGGCGTTCGCGCACATGGTTGACGCGACGCTGAGCGATCCCCGCGGCTGGACCAACGATCCGCGCTTCCGCTTCGAGCACGTCGGCGCCGGTGACGATCCGACGTTGAAAATCCGGCTGACGTCCCTGGATACTACGGCTGAGCTATGCGGGGCCCAGTTGGGTACCGAGACGAGCTGCCGCACCCGCATCACTGGTGAAGACACGGTATTGATCAACGAGTCGCGCTGGGTGCGCGGTGCGGTGCCGTTCCAGGGGGATGTGGGCAGCTACCGCCAGTACGTGATCAACCACGAAGTCGGCCACGCAGTGGGCTTTGCGGAGCACGAGGCTTGCCCGGCGCCGAACGCGCTCGCGCCGACTATGATGCAGCAGACCCTGAGCCTGAAAAACTCCGAGCTGCGGGCCATGAGCCCCGAAGAGCCGTACCCGGACAACCCGGACACGTGCCGGCCGAACCCGTGGCCGTACCCGCGTCCGGCGGTGCAGTAA
- a CDS encoding DUF6912 family protein: MRVYLPATFGMLASLEEHRLIHARNGWAFAATEALHEFFTSGDQEEIEAVAFDDAALASIRLLAIGDEERHPHRRVVVSADVPDSQATPDPEMGESVVKLAGPVSLEDVAAIHVDIAEAEAATAKAIEVVDAADLGDEDAELAVGDAQDNYMAFYDPSELPVLVELL, translated from the coding sequence GTGCGCGTCTACCTTCCCGCAACCTTTGGCATGCTCGCCTCCTTGGAGGAGCACCGGCTGATCCACGCGCGCAACGGTTGGGCGTTCGCCGCCACCGAGGCGCTGCACGAGTTTTTCACCTCCGGCGACCAGGAAGAGATTGAGGCGGTCGCGTTCGACGACGCGGCGCTGGCTTCGATCCGTCTGCTGGCCATCGGCGACGAGGAGCGCCACCCGCACCGCCGCGTGGTTGTCTCGGCCGACGTACCGGACAGCCAGGCCACGCCGGATCCGGAGATGGGAGAATCCGTGGTCAAGCTCGCCGGCCCCGTGTCTTTGGAGGATGTCGCGGCGATCCACGTGGACATCGCTGAGGCCGAAGCGGCTACCGCGAAGGCGATCGAGGTCGTCGACGCCGCCGATCTGGGCGATGAGGACGCCGAGTTGGCCGTGGGGGATGCCCAGGACAACTACATGGCGTTCTACGACCCGAGCGAGCTACCGGTGCTCGTCGAGCTGCTTTAA
- the rsgA gene encoding ribosome small subunit-dependent GTPase A, with protein MGRSFADYDESDVRVRPGKGSRPRSKNRPTHDDAEFGLVVAKDRGRWGVVLDGSGTRLQCTRARELKRTSIEVGDRVGVVGDTSGAKDTLARIVKREERSSVLRRTADDTDPYERIIVANAQLMLIVVAAADPPPRTGFVERALIAAFVGGVTPVVCVTKSDLADPSDFERELADMGVQVLRTGVDDGVDALGELIRGRISALIGHSGVGKSTLVNRIVPDAERETGAVSGVGKGRHTSTQSVALEVPGGGWIIDTPGIRSFGLAHVAPEAIVEVFPDLALAAEQCPRGCTHLGPPADPECAWDELDPASPVGRRALAVRGLLSALHSNNDWELKQLDEHR; from the coding sequence ATGGGCCGCAGCTTCGCCGACTACGACGAGTCCGACGTGCGCGTGCGCCCCGGCAAGGGGTCGCGGCCGCGCTCGAAGAACCGCCCGACGCACGACGACGCCGAATTCGGTCTCGTGGTGGCTAAGGACCGCGGTCGCTGGGGCGTGGTGCTCGACGGCTCCGGCACGCGCCTGCAGTGCACCCGTGCCCGCGAGCTGAAGCGCACCTCCATCGAGGTCGGCGACCGCGTCGGCGTTGTCGGCGACACCTCCGGCGCCAAGGACACGCTCGCCCGCATCGTCAAACGCGAAGAGCGCTCCTCGGTGCTACGCCGCACCGCCGACGACACGGACCCCTACGAGCGCATCATCGTGGCCAACGCGCAGCTGATGCTCATCGTGGTGGCCGCGGCAGATCCGCCGCCGCGCACCGGTTTTGTGGAGCGCGCGCTCATCGCCGCGTTCGTCGGCGGCGTGACGCCGGTGGTGTGCGTGACCAAGTCGGATCTCGCCGACCCCTCAGACTTCGAGCGCGAGCTGGCGGACATGGGCGTTCAAGTGCTGCGCACCGGCGTCGACGACGGTGTCGACGCGCTGGGCGAGCTGATTCGCGGTCGCATCTCCGCGTTGATCGGCCACTCCGGTGTGGGCAAATCCACGCTGGTCAACCGCATCGTGCCGGACGCTGAGCGCGAAACTGGCGCGGTCTCCGGCGTAGGCAAAGGCCGGCACACCTCCACCCAGTCCGTGGCGCTGGAGGTGCCCGGCGGTGGCTGGATCATCGACACCCCCGGCATCCGCTCCTTCGGCCTCGCGCACGTCGCCCCCGAAGCGATCGTTGAGGTGTTCCCGGATCTGGCGCTAGCCGCCGAGCAGTGCCCGCGTGGCTGCACGCACCTCGGCCCGCCAGCGGACCCGGAATGCGCCTGGGACGAGCTGGACCCGGCCTCACCCGTCGGCCGGCGCGCACTTGCGGTGCGGGGCCTGCTTTCGGCCCTGCACTCCAACAACGACTGGGAGTTAAAGCAGCTCGACGAGCACCGGTAG
- a CDS encoding WhiB family transcriptional regulator gives MDWRHEAICRDEDPELFFPVGNSGPALSQIAQAKLVCHRCPVTSQCLKWALETGQDAGVWGGLSEEERRALKRRNKARARNRARLSA, from the coding sequence ATGGATTGGCGCCACGAAGCTATCTGCCGCGACGAGGACCCGGAACTGTTCTTCCCGGTCGGCAACTCCGGTCCGGCCCTGAGCCAGATCGCCCAGGCCAAGCTGGTCTGCCACCGCTGCCCCGTCACCTCCCAGTGCCTGAAGTGGGCACTGGAGACCGGTCAGGACGCCGGCGTCTGGGGCGGCCTGTCCGAGGAGGAGCGTCGCGCGCTCAAGCGTCGCAACAAGGCACGCGCCCGCAACCGCGCCCGCCTCTCCGCATAA